The sequence below is a genomic window from Chaetodon auriga isolate fChaAug3 chromosome 8, fChaAug3.hap1, whole genome shotgun sequence.
tattttcaACTGAATTGCAAATGCTCCTTAATGCACCACTTTCTTCTCCATCCTCTATGCACAGATGACATCAGACACTACTATGGTGAGGGTCAGGCCCTCTACTTTGGCTTCCTGGAGTACTTCACCTTTGCCCTAGTGCCCATGGCTCTCATTGGAGTGCCTTACTACCTGTTCGACTGGGAGGACTACGacaaatatgttgtctttgctgtgttCAACTTGATCTGGTGCACTGTGATCCTGGAGGTATGCACTTATTTATAAACCAGAGTCAGCTGAAGTAGAATTACAGTTTAAGGGACTTAAATAGAAAAAACCTTGACTATTAAGCAGTTTGTAAGAAATGAATGGAGTCATGCAGCCAGATGACTGACATTAGCATGATAATACTGCACCTCAATGAATAACAATGCAGTGAAAGCTGAGTAAACACCTTTCCTCCTCCAGTTGTGGAAGCGTTGCAGTGCCTCACTCGCCTACCACTGGGGCACACTGAGCAGGAAGAAGGCCTTTGAAGAACCTCGTCCCGGTTTCCACGGCGTCCTTGGATTCAACCCTGTGACGGGCCGCGAGGAGCCTCTCTACCCCAACGCCAAGAGGCAGCTGCGCGTCTACCTTGTGTCCCTGCCGTTCGTCCTGCTCTGCCTCTACCTGTCCCTCTACGTCATGATGATCTACTTTAAGATGGAAGGATGGGCACTGTTAGTCCACGATGAGGAGCCCACGTTCTGGACTGGAATACTGTTGTTCATCCCCAGTATTATCTACGCCGTGGTCATAGAGATCATGAACCTCATCTACAGATATGCTGCTGAGTTCCTGACTGAGTGGGGTGAGTAGTGGGTATTGATTTATGTATATCACACAGGCATGTGCTAAATCTGAAACAAATAGTCTATTATGAAGCAGACAGTCAACAATCCATTCATTGTTTAAGGCAGTTGGTTGCAACATCAAGCAGTTTGCAGAGTCCGCCTtaagcttttttcttttggaaatgTTATAACAACTATAACAACTGATTCATTGACAGTAACAATAATGTTTCATCGCAGCCTTAGAtcaaataaatatttcagcTACGTGACATTATGTGACACAGTCATTTAGCAGATGCTTTGGTCTAAAGTAACACTAATACTTGCAAGCTTTTTCTTCTGTCCCTGACAAAAATGGGACTCTGTCTTAACTGAAATGACTTAAGTCAGACTATGcaatattatttatttctgtcaagTGACCTCATTTGAAATACACAGTAGTTGCAGCCCTGTTTGATTCAAGGTTTATTTAGCCTCAAAGCGTGGTCAAAGTCAGTTTACGCGTCACAAGGAGACTTACTCATCCTGTGAAAACAAGTCTCACAAAATAAGGCAAGCGACGTCCCCGGGCCATCTCAGCTTGGGCTTGGAGACCGCAGTTTCTAATCAGTTTCTAATGCGCTCCAAAGTGGGGGCGTGGAGTTCCAAATATGTGTGTTCAGTagagagtgaaatgaaattgattttcattaaaggaaatgtaggatccacCACTTTCCCACCAGGTTCTACTGCATTGTTTCTTTTCAAACAGCCACTAACCAGTTCCTCATTGACTGGACTCACCTCTGTTCAAACAGCATTGTGACACATTCATAAACCTCATCTAAGGAgccattttgacattttcctgtttccttctggatgtcagacaaCAGGAACTGAAATGCAGATGGGaggcctgtgattggctgtagGCTTGCatcttgtttatttgtgttactGACAGGCTCTAaatttgttttcccctctgtgaATTTAGAAAATCACAGGCTGGAGTCGTCATATCAGAATCACTTGGTCCTCAAAGTATTAGTGGTGAGTATGAACcacatatttatgtttttcaacatttctaATTTCATCCTCCAGTGATCAGATTGCAGCTTTTCTTGTCAACTCTCCATTTATCAAAGTTGTCCTGACGCTTTTCTTCACAGTTCAACTTCTTCAACTGCTTTGCCTCGCTGTTCTACATCGCCTTCGTCATGCAGGACATGGtgctgctcagacaggtaggCCTACTGTCCTTCCTTTAttccttccctctgtttctttgtggcttttatttattttccttttccagtCATCCCACTCCCTCCTTTACATAAtcatgtcttttcttcttttacctTCCCTCTTGCCATCCTTCCTCCCTTTGCTCCACCTGGTGTCTGTTGTCGTCGTCTGTTCTTGCCTGTTATCCAGAGTCTGGCCACCTTGTTGATCACCAGTCAGATCCTGAATCAGTTCATGGAGGCCTTCCTGCCTTACTGGCTCCAGAGAAGACGCAACAAGAAGATGATCCGCAAAGTCCAAATGAGAACCCTGCAGGACAAAGAGCTTCCTCTGGCTGAGCAGGTCCGGCTGGAGGCCGACATGAGCACATACCTGGTAGGTGCACATGGCCTTTTCACTCGGATTTGGATAAAACCTGGATGTCACCATTTTTCTATacaatcatttatttaataCGCGAGACAAATGATATGACAATTCCATGTCTGTCGGTGCTTCTCGCTCTCTCAGGGTACGTTCGATGACTACCTGGAGCTGTTCCTGCTCTTTGGTTACGTCAGTCTGTTCTCCTGCGTTTACCCTCTGGCTGCTGTCCTGGTGGTGTTGAACAACATCACCGAGGTTTACTCTGATGCCTTCAAGATGTGCCACGTGTTCAAACGACCTTTCTCTGACCCGGCAGCAAACATAGGAGTCTGGCAGGTGAGACACATGACTGTTAACTAAGTCATTTGCTGCAGTAACTTTTCTGGATTTATCTGACTTTTCAGGCGCTCGATGTTTATTTTTAGgaaatgaagagctgaagaCATGGCCTGACCAAAGCAAAGGTTCAGATGTTATTAAACAGCAGACCAGTGACTGACACACATCCTCTCTTGTTGCCATAGGTCACCTGTCTGAAAGGATATCTTAATACACTGTCCGTGAGAGTATTACACATCTACAGGGACAAAATACTGTTAGTCTTATTTTTAACATGCTTTCTTAGTGCCAGTTGATTAGGAACAAGCTGTCACTTACTCTACACTGTGGCCAGCTGGCAAAAAGCTGTCACTGACTGttgctgtctctgtgtccagCTCGCCTTCGAGGCCATGAGTGTGATTGCTGTTGTGACCAACTGTGCGTTGATCGGCATGTCTCCACAAGTCAAGGCTCACTTCCCCGACTCAGAGATGCAGCTCATACTCTGGACAGTGGCTATTGAGGtaattcatgcacacacacttgcacaaagACACTGCTTTTTGCAGGATCCCAGACTGTCTCTATCTGCACAGTAACAGTAGTTATGGTCGCACAGAATCTGCACTGTGTTTTGCAGCACATCAGTGGTAATCTACTGTAACTGCTTTGGTGTGACTTAGAACAAGGCTCGGCTTGTCTGGTGTCAGAACAGCATGACCAGCCTGTAGGGAGAAGGGACAGGTCAGTTTGTCAAAATGAGGATGTTGAGAGCCAATGTGCAGGATTGTTATAGGAGCCAATcacagatctttttttttttagtatttgaTTAGTATTGGCTATGTAAATACTGATCTGATCTACCCCTGCAGTGTGTTGCATTGTAACTACTGGAACCTAGAATGGTATATTGGAATAACAGCCAAATCAGCAAACGTATCTGTCCAGCGGTGGGGAACGTCTGGCCTCTGGCCCGTATACAGCTCGCCGGAGAGTTTGGTCAAGCCTatgaggcaattcataaatacaatgtCATTCTACAACTTTTTGTTGCTCAGTACAAAAATAACACTTCCATGGTTCTCATTTTCCATGCCTAATCTACAAGAGAAGTCTGtctgaaatatcttaaattaCTGTGATTTTAGGGTTCTTGGATACACAGAGTTCGTTGTTAATGAGTGACATTCAGTCTCTGCTTGAACAGCGAACTGTTAGTGTCTCAGAGCCACCAGTGCTTCTTGGCCAGCTTTACCCTCGCCAaagtctgtgtcactgcagccaGCTTGTGGTAAAATGTAATCCCTGTCTCTGGAGTCTGTGTCAGGAGGAGCAAAGATCTGGTGGATGTGTGTATTTCGCAGTCAGAGTGTCTCCAGGAGTCGTCTTtctctgtgtggctgtggacTGGATTGGAACTGAACTGCTTTGGGGTCGTGGGGAAAGCAAAATGGACTCTTTCCCAAGTGAATTGAACTCTGGGACTGTGGGACTAGtgttttttacacacacacacacacacacacacatacacacacacacacacacacacacaaacattgctTTGCCTGCTTGATTTAATGCACTTAGTGAAAACTGAACTGAGTtgtggtctgtttgtttttgcagtgctGGTTTTTGCTTcttgctctttgtcttgtttggtTTGATGGAgctattttatttctatttcataATTATTTATCAGATCTCACTGGAACCCTCTTCATTTAAATGTCCTTGCTACAAAAAGGCTTTAGAATGATTCATTCTTTCCAAACAGACTTATTCAAGTCATCAGGTCATCATTCCTgtgtacagaaaaaaatatcacAATGGCAGTTTTTTTCAATGTTGTGCAGCCCTGATGAAGGAAAGCTTGAATATTTGATTAGAACATGTTATCAGCATGATTAGACCAGGACTGGGCAgtgttcacacttcacaagaGCCAGCTCAGAGTTCAGCTCACACAGATTACAATGAACTAGTTCACATTCAGTTCACAACTTTGAATTTTGAACCAGTCACAATCCCAAATGACAAACTACTTCTCAGtcacttcttctgtttttcttaaatGAGCCGCTAAGGATGCAGATCTTCGATGTAGTCTAGTACAAGTTTGTCTACTTCTCAGCAGTAGAAGTAAgaaattcaaggtacttgtacttga
It includes:
- the ano10a gene encoding anoctamin-10 isoform X1, which translates into the protein MQQGSGDSSGSRVTRLVVVELAPDTKEEAIAWLLSRIRDKQQNGGAELLVEQLGPGVGAQEKENPNLFLVGATWQRLLSGAEEVGLFKEFNDGSMRGFTCANKHNFTGFKGDGDSFLSMAECQYIIKHELETLRAKDETHVPGHSQAKLYPGKSIIRRLLSKGILIQMFPLHEQEELKRLSFSWYKKVKLSFQPLDDIRHYYGEGQALYFGFLEYFTFALVPMALIGVPYYLFDWEDYDKYVVFAVFNLIWCTVILELWKRCSASLAYHWGTLSRKKAFEEPRPGFHGVLGFNPVTGREEPLYPNAKRQLRVYLVSLPFVLLCLYLSLYVMMIYFKMEGWALLVHDEEPTFWTGILLFIPSIIYAVVIEIMNLIYRYAAEFLTEWENHRLESSYQNHLVLKVLVFNFFNCFASLFYIAFVMQDMVLLRQSLATLLITSQILNQFMEAFLPYWLQRRRNKKMIRKVQMRTLQDKELPLAEQVRLEADMSTYLGTFDDYLELFLLFGYVSLFSCVYPLAAVLVVLNNITEVYSDAFKMCHVFKRPFSDPAANIGVWQLAFEAMSVIAVVTNCALIGMSPQVKAHFPDSEMQLILWTVAIEHGLLAFKFILTFLIPDVPKHIQIKLARLEFESLEALKKKKMLEASELGKIVQ
- the ano10a gene encoding anoctamin-10 isoform X2, whose amino-acid sequence is MQQGSGDSSGSRVTRLVVVELAPDTKEEAIAWLLSRIRDKQQNGGAELLVEQLGPGVGAQEKENPNLFLVGATWQRLLSGAEEVGLFKEFNDGSMRGFTCANKHNFTGFKGDGDSFLSMAECQYIIKHELETLRAKDETHVPGHSQAKLYPGKSIIRRLLSKGILIQMFPLHEQEELKRLSFSWYKKVKLSFQPLDDIRHYYGEGQALYFGFLEYFTFALVPMALIGVPYYLFDWEDYDKYVVFAVFNLIWCTVILELWKRCSASLAYHWGTLSRKKAFEEPRPGFHGVLGFNPVTGREEPLYPNAKRQLRVYLVSLPFVLLCLYLSLYVMMIYFKMEGWALLVHDEEPTFWTGILLFIPSIIYAVVIEIMNLIYRYAAEFLTEWENHRLESSYQNHLVLKVLVFNFFNCFASLFYIAFVMQDMVLLRQSLATLLITSQILNQFMEAFLPYWLQRRRNKKMIRKVQMRTLQDKELPLAEQVRLEADMSTYLGTFDDYLELFLLFGYVSLFSCVYPLAAVLVVLNNITEVYSDAFKMCHVFKRPFSDPAANIGVWQLAFEAMSVIAVVTNCALIGMSPQVKAHFPDSEMQLILWTVAIEHGLLAFKFILTFLIPDVPKHIQIKLARLEFESLEALKKKRQLHGGKCLKPRSSVRSSNEEERRAYRY